Genomic window (Candidatus Paceibacterota bacterium):
GAAGCACAAAGTAGAATGTCGCGCCCTGGTTGGCAACCCCGGTGGCCCACACGCGGCCACGATGACGTTTGATGATCCGCTGCACAGTGGCCAGGCCAATGCCCGTGCCGGGAAACTCGCCGGCCGGGTGGAGCCGCTGAAAGACCCCAAAAAGCTTGCTGGCGTGGGCCATGTCGAAGCCGACGCCATTGTCCCGCACGAAGTACGCCGGCTCCGGCTGGAGGCTGACGCCGAATTCGATGCGGGCGCCGGGCTGTTGCCTGGTGAACTTCCACGCGTTGCCCAGCAGGTTGTCCAGCAGGACCTTCAACAGGCGTTCGTCACCCTCAGCCTGCAGGTTCGGCTGAATGATAAACTGCGCCGCGCGCCCTGGCTCGGCGCGCCGCAACTCGGCGGCAACCGTCTCGGCCAGCGCGCTAAGATTGACTCTTTGCCAGCGCAACTCGCTCCGGCCGACGCGCGACAGCTTCAGCAGGTCTTCGATCAGCCGGTCCATCCGCTGGCTGGCATGGCAGGCGCGGCGCAGAAAGTCCCGCCCCTCCTCATCCAGCTGGCCGAGGTGGCGATCGAGCAGCACCTCGCTGAATCCGCGAATGGCCCGGAGCGGCGCTCGAAGGTCATGGGAAACAGAATAGGCGAAGGCTTCCAGCTCCTGGTTGGTCGCCTCCAGTTCCGCGGTGCGTTCCCGCACCCGCCGCTCCAGCTCGGCATTGAGTCCGCGAATTTCCTGTTCCGCCACTTTGCGGGCCGTCACGTCAATAACTACGCCCACCATGCGAATGGGCTTGCCGGTGGCGTCGCGACAAGCGCGCCCGCGGCCAAGCATCCAGCCGGGCGGCCCGCCGCGCGGCAGAAAACGAAACTCCGCTTCGTAATCGGTCTGGATCTCAATGGACCGGGCGAAAGCCTGGCGGATCACCTCCCGGTCCTCCGGGTGGATGAGTTCGTAAAGCGCTTGCTCGGTTCCCGGGAACTCGCCGGGCCGCAGCCCGAAAATAGCTTCGACTTCCGGGGACAACAAGATACGTCCCTGGACCAATTCGCGCGTCCAGGTCCCCATTTTGCCGGAGGTCAGCGCCATCCGCAGGCGCTCGTTGCTCTCGCTCAGCGCGGCCTCGGCGCGAATCCGTTCCAGCGCCCCGCCGCAATGGTCCGCCAGCGCTTGCAGGGTGCGCGTGTCCTCTTCCGTATAGGCGTTCGGCGTGTAGCTTTGAAGGGACAGGATGCCAATGGTCTGGGAGTTCTTGCGCACGGGAACGTACATCAACGAGGCCGAAGGACGCGCCCGGTCCCCGAAGGGAAAGACATCCGGCGGAACTGTTGCCAGGGGGGGGCGCAAGATCAGTTGTGGACCATGTTCGAGCGCTCGCCGCGCAATCGCGCTGAGCCGCGACGAGCCGGGTTCCGGCGCAATCTCGATGCGCTGCCCGTCGATCGTGTCCAGGCAAAGCACGGGGGTGACGGACGCCACATCGGCCGAACACAAATCGAGCACACCCGCGTCCCATTGCCAGAGCGCATCGGCCGCTTCCAGAATGATCCTTCCGGCTTCCTTCGGCGTCCGGACGGCACCGAGGCGATGGCCCAAACTGGAGAAGACCGCCGCGCGCTGCTCTGCCGTCTTGCGCTGTCGGCGTCCGGCCACAACCGCCGCGGCGAACGCCAGGCTCGCCGAGGGCCAAGCGGTCGCCTGGTCAGGAAAGCTCGGCCCGTTTGCTTGATAGCCCAGGCAGCCGGCCGCCGCCACTGCGGCCACCTTGGCAACCCTGGTGATTGTCCTGCTCATTGCACGTTTTGCATCGGCATTCGCACCCCAACATAAACCGCCTCGGCCTGCCAGAACAGCGCATTGCTGTGCCCGCCGGTCTTCGACGCCAATGCCGTTCCCCGACCGAGCGCCCTTGAGCATACACCAGCGCTGCCGGCGCGTGGTACAACTGTTCGCATAACTGAGGTCGGAGATGGCTGCATCTACTGCTCCTCCGATTGTAGGCATACCCGTCCGCTCGCATATGGGGTAATCACCCCATACAGCCGAATCAGTCCCCTCCTGGCATTGCGCGAACGGCCCGCTTCCGGGCTTGCGCCCAAGGCAAGAGCAACGCATATTGCGGGCGACCTGCACAAGAAATTATGAACAGACCCATTCGCGTTGCTGTTACCGGTGCCGCCGGCCAGATTGGTTACG
Coding sequences:
- a CDS encoding PAS domain-containing protein codes for the protein MSRTITRVAKVAAVAAAGCLGYQANGPSFPDQATAWPSASLAFAAAVVAGRRQRKTAEQRAAVFSSLGHRLGAVRTPKEAGRIILEAADALWQWDAGVLDLCSADVASVTPVLCLDTIDGQRIEIAPEPGSSRLSAIARRALEHGPQLILRPPLATVPPDVFPFGDRARPSASLMYVPVRKNSQTIGILSLQSYTPNAYTEEDTRTLQALADHCGGALERIRAEAALSESNERLRMALTSGKMGTWTRELVQGRILLSPEVEAIFGLRPGEFPGTEQALYELIHPEDREVIRQAFARSIEIQTDYEAEFRFLPRGGPPGWMLGRGRACRDATGKPIRMVGVVIDVTARKVAEQEIRGLNAELERRVRERTAELEATNQELEAFAYSVSHDLRAPLRAIRGFSEVLLDRHLGQLDEEGRDFLRRACHASQRMDRLIEDLLKLSRVGRSELRWQRVNLSALAETVAAELRRAEPGRAAQFIIQPNLQAEGDERLLKVLLDNLLGNAWKFTRQQPGARIEFGVSLQPEPAYFVRDNGVGFDMAHASKLFGVFQRLHPAGEFPGTGIGLATVQRIIKRHRGRVWATGVANQGATFYFVLPDTRDFEL